One stretch of Anabas testudineus chromosome 24, fAnaTes1.2, whole genome shotgun sequence DNA includes these proteins:
- the LOC113149242 gene encoding transcription factor SOX-11-like, whose translation MVQHTEHGGPVTNSGSRQATDPEQSELLAASACSPVPLKPDWCKTASGHIKRPMNAFMVWSKIERRKIMEQSPDMHNAEISKRLGKRWKMLKDSEKIPFIREAERLRLQHMADYPDYKYRPKKKPKTDGCAFPAGKQSPEKTGVRPGTKNSAAAAAAKKFSKLKPSKPVPAPGRTSGHQQPDPRYRFLLTTSKFGKRDFTDDEEDEDDDDDEDDSEDERDFKVEEDDEPSRYSFAKVPAAADPEGTSMYESSGRLFYSFKNITRQDTGGSAYTASLSPASSSRSGSTSSSSCCGEDLDEPPAEGSDFTLSLVTGFHASSEPWNPSSSSAPGNLNLSLVDKDLDSCSSEGSLGSHFEFPDYCTPELSEMIAGDWLEANLTDLVFTY comes from the coding sequence ATGGTGCAGCACACGGAGCACGGCGGGCCGGTCACTAACAGCGGGTCCCGTCAGGCGACCGACCCGGAGCAGAGCGAACTGCTGGCGGCATCGGCGTGCAGCCCCGTGCCGCTGAAGCCGGACTGGTGCAAAACGGCGTCGGGCCACATCAAGCGGCCCATGAACGCCTTCATGGTCTGGTCCAAGATCGAGCGGAGGAAGATCATGGAGCAGTCCCCGGACATGCACAACGCCGAGATCTCCAAGCGGCTCGGGAAGCGCTGGAAAATGCTGAAGGACTCGGAAAAGATCCCGTTCATCCGGGAGGCGGAGCGGCTCCGGCTCCAGCACATGGCCGACTACCCGGACTACAAGTACCGGCCCAAGAAGAAGCCCAAGACGGACGGCTGTGCGTTCCCTGCGGGGAAGCAGTCCCCGGAGAAGACCGGCGTCAGACCCGGTACCAAAAActccgccgccgccgccgcagCGAAGAAATTCTCCAAGTTGAAACCCAGCAAACCGGTTCCGGCTCCCGGCAGAACGAGCGGACACCAGCAGCCGGACCCGCGGTACCGGTTCCTGTTGACCACCAGCAAGTTCGGTAAACGGGACTTTACTGACGACGAGGAGGACGAGGACGACGACGACGATGAAGACGACTCCGAGGACGAGCGTGACTTTAAGGTGGAGGAGGACGACGAACCGAGCCGGTACAGCTTCGCCAAGGTCCCGGCCGCCGCCGACCCGGAGGGAACCAGCATGTACGAGTCGTCCGGCCGGTTATTCTACAGCTTCAAGAACATCACCCGGCAGGACACCGGCGGGTCCGCCTACACGGCCTCCCTGTCACCGGCGTCCTCCTCCCGGTCCGGATCCACGTCCTCGTCGTCCTGCTGCGGGGAGGACCTGGACGAGCCCCCCGCGGAGGGCAGCGACTTCACCCTGAGCCTCGTGACCGGGTTCCACGCCTCGTCCGAGCCGTGGAACCCGTCCTCCAGCTCGGCCCCGGGGAACCTGAACCTGTCCCTGGTGGACAAAGACCTGGACTCGTGCAGCAGCGAGGGGAGCCTCGGTTCCCACTTCGAGTTCCCGGATTACTGCACCCCGGAGCTCAGCGAGATGATCGCCGGGGACTGGCTGGAGGCGAACCTCACGGACCTGGTGTTCACCTACTGA